Part of the bacterium genome, CGAATGGAACGGGAGTAGTTGGAGCCCGAAACCCGTAACGGGGTTGACGACGGGGGATATCAAAGACATCGTCAAAGTCGGCGCGTATTATTACGCCGCCGCCGCCAACTGCTCGCCCGGGGGCGAGGCGCGGCTCTTCCGCACCAGGGACTTCGCCCAGTGGGAGGACGTAACGCCCCGGGCGACGGGCGTAGAGGTGCTTTCCGAGTTCGTGGCGGTGGCCGAATTCGGCAAGGACGGCGCGGTCGTCGCGGTGGGAGACGGCTTTGACCGTTTTTACGTCAGCCAAAATCCCGCCCCCGCGAATTGGGGTGTGGTCGGCGGTGAAGCCGGCGCGGCCGGCAAAGCCGTCGTCCACGTCCGCTCGGGCAGCGACTTTTGGGGGAACTTCTTCGGGTACGAAAAAGACAATCACGCCTACGCCGGGAAATTGCAGGGGTTTAAGAACGGCGGCGTCCTTTACTCGTCTATATACGATTCCTACGACAAGCTCATACGATATAAAAAGTTGGAGTTCGAGGGGGCGACGGCCTCCGGCGGCGCGACGTTCTGGTTACGCGCGGCCGCGGACTACGGCGAATTCGGAACGCCCGGGGGCGGCTCGGGCGAGCCGGCTTGGATTAAAGTTACGCCCGGCGAACCCTTGCCGGACCAACTTAGCAACAAGAGGTACATCCAATACAAGGTCCGTCTCGACGTACCCGACGGCCAGAAGTTCCCGCCCGTAGTCAAAAAGGTGCGGCTCGCGATGGACTCGACGTACGCCAAAGTAACCGGTACGTCCCCGGCGGGCGGGACCAAAGACCACAACGTCGACGTTCCCGTAAAGTTGATTTTCTCGAAGGATATCCGGGACGCCACCATTTCCAAGGAGAACGTTAAGATAAACGGGAAGACCCGGGAATACAAATGGTATTTCGACAGCTACGACGAGAATACTTGCGGATACGTCATCGACCACCAGGATTTCGAAGCTTACGACGAAATAACGGTGACCTTGGAGAGTATCCCGCGTCGGGAAGTTAGAGATAAAGACGGGTGGGAGATCGACCCCGACGGCGACGGCCAGCCGGGCGGCGAGTACAAATTCGTTTTTAGCGTCGGCTCGGGGGGCGGCGGCGAAACTACGGGCCCGAAGGTATACAACGTAACGGTGGAGCCCAACCCCACCTTCGGCGCCGAGAAAATAAATATCACCGCGACGGCCGACGATACCGAGACCGGCAAATCCGACATCGTAGCGGCGGAATACTCCTTCGGCCCCAGCGCCGCGCCCGCGGGTAAAGGTACGCCGATGGAAGGTGAGTTCGGGACCCCCAAGGCCGAAGTGTGGGCGGAGGCGGACATCGGCGGAGTCAGCCAGGGCGAGAAGCGGCTTATAGTGTACGTGCGCGCGATGGATAAACCCGGCAATTGGGGCGACCCCACCGCCGCGCCCATATTCATCAGGCCCCCGGAGTTCCTGCCGGAGGAATACGTTTACTTCTACCCGAATCCGTGTCGCGGCGACGACGGGTATTTTCACTATTTCGTCACCCACGACAGCGAGATTACGGTGCGCATCTTCGACGTACGAGGCCGGTTGGTCGACAAGCTCGATACGAGGGCCGCGGCCTATTCCGGCGAAAGGGGCCTGCGGTGGGACGTTTCGCGCATCGGCGCCGACGTTTACATTTTCCAGTTCACGGCGCGGGCGCTCGCCACCGGCGAGGTGGCGACCGTCACCAAGAAGTTAGCCGTATTGAAGTAAAGAGGCTTTAAAGGCCGGCCTATACGATGCCCCTTAAGTTTAAAATCGCTCTATTCGTCGTCCTGCTGATGGTGGTCGTTACCGGCGTCGCCGGCGTTTTGATTACGGGTCGGATGGAGTCCTCGCTCCGGCGGGAGATCGAGATGCGCGGCGAGGCGTTGGCTCGCAATCTCGCCGCCAACGTCGAAGACCCGCTGTCGCAAGGCGACGACCTTTACATCGCGCGGTTCACCACCGGCGCTATGGACAACGCCGGCGTAGTGTACGCCATAGTCGTCGGCGACGACGGCCGCATCGCCGGCTACCGCGACGCGGCCCACGACGATTTCACCCCCTTCATGGGCAAGCCGTACGAGCCGCCCCCGGGGGTCGAACCGCTGGGGAAGCGCGAGTTCCTCAGCCAAACGTACGACGCCCCCCGTTGGGGGCCGATGTACGACGTCGCCGTGCCCGTGATGCTCGCCGACAAGAAGTCCATCGGCGCGGTTCACGTCGGCATATCGGGCGAGGGCGTCAAGCGCGCGGTCAACCGAACCAGGATTACGATCGGCGTCATTTCGGCGGCCGCCGTGTTGCTCGCCTTGTTGGGGTCGTTCGTGCTGGCCGGGTTCATTACGCGCCCTATAGACCGTTTGATGGCCGGCGTCCGCGAAATCCAGAAGGGCAACGGCTACGCCATGCAGCTGCCCATCACTACCAGCGACGAGGTGGGTCACCTGACGCGCGCGTTTAACGACATGGTGAAATCCCTCGGCGAAAAAGAGCTCATCAAGGAGGCGTTCAGCCGGTATGTCTCGCGCCAGGTCGCGGGCTTGATCCTCGACGACCCCGATAAGTACATATCGACGCTCAAAGGCCAGCGGAAGACTATAACGGTGCTCTTCGCCGATATCCGCGGGTTTACGCGCATCGCCGAGGCGCTGGGGCCGGAGCAAGTAGTGGCCATGCTCAACGTCTACTTGACGTATATGACGGACGTGATTTTCAGGCACGAGGGCACGCTCGACAAGTTCCTGGGCGACGGCCTTATGGCTATCTTCGGCGCCCCGGTGGAGCAGCCCAACAGCACGCTTAACGCGGTGCGGGCCGGCCTCGGTATGCGGGAGAGGCTCCGCAAATTCAACCTCGCCCGCGAAATAGGCGGCGAGGAACCGGTACTCGTGGGGACCGGGATTAATTACGGCGACGCGATCGTGGGCAATATCGGCTCGCGCGAACGTATGGACTACTCCGTCATCGGCGATACGGTGAACATCGCCCAGCGCATACAGACCTTCACCGAGGGGGGCCAAATAATCCTGGCCGAGCCGGCCTACCGCCGCGTCGAGGACTACGTGGAGGTTAAGCCGCTGGGGCCCTACGAGCTCAAGGGAAAAAGGGAAAGGATAGAGCTGTTCGAGATCGTAAAGCTGAAGGAAGGTGTGGAGGAGAGCGGGGAGGAGTAGCGCGCCGTACCGTCGTCGCCGACGGTCATTTAATTCCGTACGCGGCCGCGCTCGAGCGCGGTTTTATTTAGGCGAAAAAAAGCCCCGCTCGGCGGGGCGTTTTTCGTCAGGGGGTTTTTACCGAGGCCGCGGCGCGGCGGCGGGTCGCGTTTCTTTTTTGCGCCCGGTGCGCGTGGGTTTTCCGGCTGCTTTACTTTTCTCGGATAGGCCGAAGCCGACGAGCGCGGCATTCAGGACGTCGCCGATGGTCTTGGCGTACGTTACGTGTACTTTGTCGCGGTGTTCCTCTTCGACCTCGAGGATGTCGCTCTCGTTTTCCTCGGGGAACAACACGTTGGGGATGTGGGCGC contains:
- a CDS encoding T9SS type A sorting domain-containing protein yields the protein MLRKAVIASALCAFVVWQGGAAPGGDARKLKWAEGLRAERARAAAGREPLSAETARALTPSSDGKLKDWVQERWDGPVSKSWNLNDSYWGKTDGIDLYFMPPFIGAGAAWGARRELPMSTAGRFAVSSAAGKTCILLGGADAASTGVVCYAEDREGANWKTSQVKESGGFQAKAVLDLCWAPKTTSGYVFAATSIAKTGTPKTPLFYYDGPVPASFWVSAVEYRSVPPRTVYDFSAVAPGPMGPNAAVYAGYSGASVGTAQVYYYSEPGWDLLGTLTGAKDVHALYATDTGVLAGTGPRGIIYEWNGSSWSPKPVTGLTTGDIKDIVKVGAYYYAAAANCSPGGEARLFRTRDFAQWEDVTPRATGVEVLSEFVAVAEFGKDGAVVAVGDGFDRFYVSQNPAPANWGVVGGEAGAAGKAVVHVRSGSDFWGNFFGYEKDNHAYAGKLQGFKNGGVLYSSIYDSYDKLIRYKKLEFEGATASGGATFWLRAAADYGEFGTPGGGSGEPAWIKVTPGEPLPDQLSNKRYIQYKVRLDVPDGQKFPPVVKKVRLAMDSTYAKVTGTSPAGGTKDHNVDVPVKLIFSKDIRDATISKENVKINGKTREYKWYFDSYDENTCGYVIDHQDFEAYDEITVTLESIPRREVRDKDGWEIDPDGDGQPGGEYKFVFSVGSGGGGETTGPKVYNVTVEPNPTFGAEKINITATADDTETGKSDIVAAEYSFGPSAAPAGKGTPMEGEFGTPKAEVWAEADIGGVSQGEKRLIVYVRAMDKPGNWGDPTAAPIFIRPPEFLPEEYVYFYPNPCRGDDGYFHYFVTHDSEITVRIFDVRGRLVDKLDTRAAAYSGERGLRWDVSRIGADVYIFQFTARALATGEVATVTKKLAVLK
- a CDS encoding S16 family serine protease, yielding AHIPNVLFPEENESDILEVEEEHRDKVHVTYAKTIGDVLNAALVGFGLSEKSKAAGKPTRTGRKKETRPAAAPRPR
- a CDS encoding adenylate/guanylate cyclase domain-containing protein encodes the protein MPLKFKIALFVVLLMVVVTGVAGVLITGRMESSLRREIEMRGEALARNLAANVEDPLSQGDDLYIARFTTGAMDNAGVVYAIVVGDDGRIAGYRDAAHDDFTPFMGKPYEPPPGVEPLGKREFLSQTYDAPRWGPMYDVAVPVMLADKKSIGAVHVGISGEGVKRAVNRTRITIGVISAAAVLLALLGSFVLAGFITRPIDRLMAGVREIQKGNGYAMQLPITTSDEVGHLTRAFNDMVKSLGEKELIKEAFSRYVSRQVAGLILDDPDKYISTLKGQRKTITVLFADIRGFTRIAEALGPEQVVAMLNVYLTYMTDVIFRHEGTLDKFLGDGLMAIFGAPVEQPNSTLNAVRAGLGMRERLRKFNLAREIGGEEPVLVGTGINYGDAIVGNIGSRERMDYSVIGDTVNIAQRIQTFTEGGQIILAEPAYRRVEDYVEVKPLGPYELKGKRERIELFEIVKLKEGVEESGEE